Below is a genomic region from Candidatus Roseilinea sp..
CGGCCGTATGTCGTGTTCGGGCCGGGGCGTGACCAGGGCTTGACCTCCGCGCCGACCAAAGCGATGTTTGCCGCTGCAGTGGGTCGGCCATATCACATCCCGTATGGCGGCCGTGCCGATTACGAGTATGCCGATGACGTCGCTCAGACTTTCATCGCCTGCGCGACGATTCCATTTGAAGGCGCGGCGGTTTACAACATGCCGGGCACTGTGCTGAGCATGCGCGATGTGGTAAGCGCCATCGAGCACGCGGCGCCGGAATGGCGTGGCCGGATCACCTTCGACGATAAGCCGCTGCCCTTCCCGGAGGCAATGGACGGCTCGCCGCTGGAGCAGGTGCTTGCGCCGGTGGGCGGCGTGCCGCGCAAGCCGTTCGCCGAGGCGGTGGCAGAGACGATCGCCCTCTTCCGGCAGGCAGTCGCCGATGGGCGAATGACGCAAGACGAGATGTTGACGTGAGCTGGAGCGTCACGCGTCCTCGGTGATGGCGCGCAACGCCTTCGCCAGGCCGCGCAGGTCATCTGCCGATAACTTGCTCAGGTGCATAGCCAGCTTCAGATAGGGCGCTGCGCTCGGCGAAGTGATGAACGCGCGCGTCTCATCCGGCAGCGCATCGAAGCGCGCATGCTGCTCCAGCCGCAACTGTGACTCGCCGATCGGCCCGATGCCCAAATCGAGCAATTGGTCGAGGCGCAGGCCGTAGTGGGCCATGGCGCGCTCCAGCAGCGTGATCCCGATCGGCCGGCGTCCCAGCTCGTAGGCGTTCAACTGCCCGCCGGTCAGCCCTATCGCCTGGGCGGCGGCTTTCAACGATTCACCGCGCTCCATGCGCGCTTGCTTCAGCCGCGCGCCGATCACCCGCGAACGAAGCTGCATCAGCGTCTGCAAGTTATTGACTTGAACCTGCGGCAGATGCTTGGCCTCTTCCTCGTGGATCAACGCGTGCACCGGCACGTTCAGATAATGGGCGAGCGCCTCAAGTTCGACGAACGTCGGTTCGCGCGTCCCGTCTTCGTAAGCGGCGAACTTGTTGGAAGAGACGCCAATAAAGCGGGCGCAGTCTTTCTGTGAGCGGCCGGCGGCTTCGCGGGCGGCGCGGATCAGCCGGCCAATCGTCATGCGCCTCAACAGGGTGGTGTCGAGCGACGATGAATCAGGCATAATCTGCAGGGGATTGTAGCCCGCACTCATGAAAATTGCTGTCAACGCCTGGTTCCTCGATTCCCCAGACGCGCAGACGACGGGGAGTGGACAGTATGCTACCCACTTGATCGCGGCGATCAAAGACTTTGCGCCGGAGGTGCAGATCGAGTGTGTATCGCCGCGCCGGCGCGGCGATTGGTCTAAGTTGCACTTCGAGCAGGTCGAATTCCCGGAGGCTGCTCGGCGCATGCGCGCGGATATCGCCTTCGTGCCGTATTGGGCGCCGCCGCTGCGCAGCGATGTGCCAGTGGTGGTGACGATCCACGACGTGATCCCCCTGGCGCTGCCGGACTATCGCGGCGGCCCCTTGCAGCGCGCCTACGCCGGCTTGGTGCGCGCCGCATCGGCCAACGCGGTGGCCATCCTCACCGATTCCAACTTCAGCAAGGGCGACATCCTCAAGTATCTCGAAGTGGATGCCGCGCGCGTCACCGTCGTGCCCCTGGCCGTCGCGCCAAGCTTCACGCCGAACGTGTCGGAAGACGACCTCGCCCGCGTCCGCGCGCGCTACGCTCTGCCGGAGCGCTACGTGCTCTACCTGGGGGGCTTCGACCCACGCAAGAACATTGAGACGCTGATGCAGGTGTATGTGTGGTGCGGCGAGTCTATTGGCGAAGAATATCCGCTCGTCATCTGCGGCGAGCCTTCCACGCCGGTGGTGACCGACGGCGGCGAGCGGACCTCGCTGGCGCGCATGGCCGAGCAACTCGAGGTGAGCGATGTGGTGCGCTTCATCGGCCGGGCCGCGGAAGAGGACAAGCCGGCGCTGTACGCCGGGGCGCGCTGTTTCTTGTTCCCTTCGACCTACGAGGGCTTCGGCCTGCCACTGCTTGAAGCGATGGCCTGCGGCGTGCCGGTCATCGGCAGCAGCGCGGCCAGCATCGGCGAGGTGGTCGGCAATGCAGGCGTGTTGGTTGACCCGAAGGACGCCCGGCGCATGGCCGGCGCGCTGATCGCGGTCTGCATCGAGGACGACCTGCATGAGCGGCTGCGTCAGCGCGCGCTGTTGCGCGCGGCCCAATTTACCTGGGAGCGCACGGCGATTGAAACGTTGGCCGTGTTCAGGCGCGTATGCGATGAGCGAAGCCGAAAGTGAGACGCCGAACGGCATCCGCCGGCGCGCCGTGCTCAATGTTGCCGCGCATGCAGCGTTGTTCTTGGCCGCTGTTGCGCTCTACACGCTGACGCTGAACGGCGATGTTCAGCCGGCCGACAGCGGCGAATTGCAGATCGCTGCCGTCACGCTCGGCATTGCCCATCCGCCAGGCTATCCCCTGTTCACCATGCTGGGATGGCTGCTGGCGCAAGCGCCGGTGGGTTCGCCCTACGCGCGCGTGTCCTGGCTTTCGGTCGTCGCCTCGGCAATCACGCTTGTGCTGGTGAGCCTGTCGGTGCAGCGCGCGCTTGCTGTAGAGACAAAGGGACGGGGGGACAGGAAGACAGGGGACGTCAACCTCACCCCGTCTGCTGGTCTCCAGGTCTCCTCGCCCTCCGGTCTGCTCATCCCCCCGTCTCGTCTGATCGCCGGGCTGTTGGCTGCCCTGGCGTTAGGCGGCAGCACGACGTTCTGGGCGCAGGCCACCACGACGAACATCCGCAGCCTGACGGCGCTGTTCACGGCCCTGATGCTCTACGCCTCGGCGCGCAGTGACGCGACTGGCCGGGCTTCGTCGTTGGCGCTCTTCGCCGCTGCGTTTGGGCTGGGCGTGGGGCATCACATCTCGCTCGTCTTCGCCGGCGCTGTGCTCGGCGCGCATGTCCTGTATGCCACATGGCGCGCCGACCAGCGCGGCGTCCGGCGCACGGCAGCGGGCGCGCTGGCCATCTTTGCCGCGACCCAACTGGTCTGGCTGTATCTGCCGATTCGCGATGCGGCCGGCGCGCGTTTCGCACCGGGCAACCTGACCACGCTGGACGGCCTGCTGTTTCACATCTTCGCGCGCGGTTTCGCCGGCGACATGCTGGCCTTGGCCGCGCCGGAGTTCCTGTTCGACCGGTTGGCGCTGTTGCCGACGTTGCTGAACTTTCAGTTCAGCGCGCCCGTGCTGGTCGGCATGGCATTCGCAGCGCTGGCGATGCTTTGGCGACGGCGCGCCTTGGGGGCGGTCTGGTTGTCGGCCTGCGCTGCGCACCTGTTCATCACCATCACTTATCGCGCGCCGCAGACGGTGGAGTACGCCATGCCGTGTTGGGTGATGCTGAGCGCTGTGCTGGGCGTCGGCCTGGGCACGCTGGCAGAACGGCGCGCCCCTCTTCGCTCAGCATCGCCCGGACGCAATACCCTCGAGCCTGCCCTGGCTTTCTGGCGCTTTCGCAGCCGAGCAGCGCCCCTGCGCGCGTTTGCCCGTGCGCTGCTGCTGGCCGTGATCGCGTTCGCGGGCCGGGACGCCGCCCAACGTTGGCCAAGCTTTGTGTATCTGGGGCGCGATCGCAGCGTGCGTGCTGCCGCCGAGGCGGTGTTGCTGGGCGCGCAGCCGTCCAGCGTGATCCTGTCGCAGTGGCATCAGGCCACGCCAATGTGGGCGTTGCAGGACATCGAAGGCTTGCGACGCGATGTGCGGGTGGAATACGTCTTCCCGCGCGGCGCGCAGCCCTACGCCGAGACGTTTGCCCAGCAAGCAGCGCAGCGCGCTCAGTCGCAGACCGTCTACGTGACCTCGCTCTTCGCCCGTGAGCTGGCCGGCGAGGGGTTGCAAGCGATGCCGCTTCGCGACCGACCGGCCTGGCGCGTCGCACGACGCTTCGACCCGCCCGCCGAATCCGACGGCGAGCTGTTCGATGCGCGCATCGCGGTGATTGGCCCCGCTTATCTCGATGGCCGGATCGTCGAGGTCGGGCAGGCGGTGATGGTGGACGTGGGCTGGCGTCTGCGCGCTGCGCCCCAACTTGGCGACTCAATCACGGTGCGCATCCTGCGGCGCGATGGCCGGCTGGCCGCCAACGCCGACCTGCGCCTGCCGGCCGACGCGCGGGCCGGCGATCACGCCATGCAGCGCGTCGCGCTGGGCGTTCCGCTCGACCTGTCCCCCGGCTCGTACGACATCCTGATGGGGGCGTACCGTTTGGCGGAGGGCGGCTTCGTTCAGTATCGCGATCGCCGCGGCGCGGAGTTCGTCTCTGTGGCCACGGTGATCGTCGCGCCGGCGTCGTTGCCGCCGGCGACGCAGCACTCGCTCGGATCCACCGATGGGCCAACCACTCAGCAGCCCCGATTGATCGGCGTGGACTACGACTCTGGCATTGCGGGGCAGTGCCGCGTTTGGACGCACTGGCGGCTCGGCCGATCGGCGGCGGAGGTGGCGATCGGGGACGCGGCGGGGCGGCCGTTGTCCACACCGCACATGCTGAGCGCGGCCACGGCGACGGATCGCGCGCAATACCTGTCGTTGGCTTTCGACATTCCGCCCACGCGCGAGATTCGCGTCATGCCCTTTGACCTGCGCCTGGCCGACGCCTGCGACGGCCAGCGCTATGTGCCGTTTGCCGATCAGATGGCGCTAGTCGGGGCAAGCGTGCATGGTGACGCGGCGCTCAAGGTGGATTTGCATTGGCTGGCGCTGCGTCCGCTGGTCAACGACTACATCATCTCGGCGCGCGTCGAGGGCGACGGCTGGTATCGCGCGCATGACGGTGTGCCGGCGCTCGGTGCACTCCCCACCCTGAAATGGATTCGCGGTTCGCGCGTGATGGATCGCCATCCGTTCGAGCGGGGCGATGACCGTGGCGCGTTGCGCGTCGGGGTCGTCGTTTACGACAGCGCAACGCGCTTACCCTTGCCGCTGTTGGACGAGCGGTACGAAAATGGCGTGAGCATCGTCGGCCCATAGCGCCGATGGATGAAGCATGCCGTGACGAACGATCTATGCAGTTTGGCTTTCAATCTACCCTGTGGTCTCACGAGCCGATGAGCGTCTCGGAGTTGACGGCGCACATCAAAGACCTGATGGAGGGTGATCCGACGCTCTCAGACGTGCGCGTCGCCGGCGAGGTCAGCAACCTGTCTCGCCCGGCATCCGGTCATCTGTATTTCACGCTCAAAGATGCGACGTCGCAAATCCGATGCGTAATGTGGCGCAGCCAGGCGGCGCGGGTGGCGCGCGCGCTGCAGAACGGCGACGCTATCATTGCGCGCGGCCGGGTGAGCGTCTATGAGCGGGATGGGATATATCAGCTCTACGTCGAGTCGCTGGTGGCGCAGGGCGCCGGCGACCTGAATGTGGAGTTCGAGCGGCTCAAGCGCAAGCTGGAGGCCGAGGGCTTGTTCGATGCAGCGCGCAAGCGACCGCTGCCGGCCTTCCCGCGCGTGCTGGGCGTCGTCACGTCGCCCACCGGCGCGGCGTTCCAGGACGTTTTGAACGTGCTCCGACGGCGCTATCCGCTCGTCGAGGTCGTGCTGGCGCCGACGGCGGTGCAGGGCGAAGAAGCGCCGGAGCAGATCGTCCGCGCGATCCGGCGACTGAACGCGCTTGGCGCGTGTGATGTGATCCTCGTCGCGCGCGGCGGCGGCAGCCTGGAGGAGCTGTGGGCGTTCAACGATGAGCGCGTGGTGCGCGCGATCGCGGCTTCGCGCGTGCCCGTGGTGAGCGGCGTGGGGCACGCAATTGATTTCACGCTGGCCGACTTCGCCGCCGATGTGCGCGCGCCTACGCCTTCGGCTGCTGCCGAGATCATCACGCCCGACATCAACGAACTGCGCATGCAAGTGGACGAGCTGAGCGCCGTAATGGTCGCGCGCGTCTCGGCGCGGATCGCCGACGCACGCGCGCGATTAGCCGCCTTACAGCGCGCGCTGCGCCTGCTCAGCCCTGCCAGCCAGTTGACCCGACGGCGCGAAAAGATGCTCGACCTGAGCCGGCGGTTGACCACTGCGCAGATCAATCGGCTGGCGCTGACGCGCTTGCGCCTGGAAGGGCTGCGCGCGCATTTGGAGGACATCGGGCCGGCGGCGACGCTGGCGCGCGGCTATGCGATCGTCCGACGAGCCGATGGGCAACCGGTGCGCTCGGTGGGCGATGCGCGCGCCGGCGACGTGCTGCGCGTGACGGTGTCCGACGGCGAATTTCGCGCGCGCGTCACCGACAATCCCGCCGCTTAGGAAGGTCGGCGGACGAGCGCGTAGATCACGGCCGCAGCGATGGCGACCAGCAGCGCCAGCGGCAGCCTGGGCAGATCCGGCGTGGCCTGGATGCTCAGGCCGGCCAGTTGCGTCAGAGCCAGCAGCGCGGCCGTGAACGCCGATGAATCCGGCAGCGTCCAGATGAACGCGTCTCCCCACTGCCAGTAGAACCCGATGAACACCCCAAGCTGGACGATCGCGATCATCCCCAGCGCGCCCAGAGCGGCAACGATTGCCTCGAAGACATCTTCGCATGAACCGCTGGTGAACGCGATTGCCACACCGATCAGTCCCATCAGTGCGCCGGAGCTGCGCGCCAACTCGCCGAGCGTCGCCGTCGGATCCCCGTCTGGAAAGAGCGATAGCGACAGGCTGCCGCCGCGCGCGATGAAGAAGAGCGCTGCCCACGCGACCAGATAGGCGAGCGCGCCGGCGGCGGGTCGGATAAGTTGCCGGTTTGCGATCAGCCCGGTCGCAAGCAGTAAGAGCAGGCTGACGCCGGCGGCCAAGGGCAGGCGCGTGATGCGTTCGGCGTTCAGCCGGTCGCTCGCTGCCTGCCTGGCCGATTGGTTCAATTCGGCGAGCCACTTGGCGTAACTGGTTGTATCGCCCGCAGCGAGGCGATCTTCGTAGCGGCGCAGCAACGCCGAAGCGAAGCGCGGCTGGCGCAGGGTTGCGCTCCACAGCTCGTAGAACGCCGTCAGTTGCCGGGCGGACGCCATGAGCAGCGCCGGCTCAGGCGCAAGCGCCTCAAGGATCGGCCCACTTTGGGCGTGCGCCGGGATTGGCGCACCCATCAGCGCGGCCAACGTCGGCGCAACCGC
It encodes:
- a CDS encoding glycosyl transferase family 1, yielding MKIAVNAWFLDSPDAQTTGSGQYATHLIAAIKDFAPEVQIECVSPRRRGDWSKLHFEQVEFPEAARRMRADIAFVPYWAPPLRSDVPVVVTIHDVIPLALPDYRGGPLQRAYAGLVRAASANAVAILTDSNFSKGDILKYLEVDAARVTVVPLAVAPSFTPNVSEDDLARVRARYALPERYVLYLGGFDPRKNIETLMQVYVWCGESIGEEYPLVICGEPSTPVVTDGGERTSLARMAEQLEVSDVVRFIGRAAEEDKPALYAGARCFLFPSTYEGFGLPLLEAMACGVPVIGSSAASIGEVVGNAGVLVDPKDARRMAGALIAVCIEDDLHERLRQRALLRAAQFTWERTAIETLAVFRRVCDERSRK
- the xseA gene encoding exodeoxyribonuclease 7 large subunit, encoding MQFGFQSTLWSHEPMSVSELTAHIKDLMEGDPTLSDVRVAGEVSNLSRPASGHLYFTLKDATSQIRCVMWRSQAARVARALQNGDAIIARGRVSVYERDGIYQLYVESLVAQGAGDLNVEFERLKRKLEAEGLFDAARKRPLPAFPRVLGVVTSPTGAAFQDVLNVLRRRYPLVEVVLAPTAVQGEEAPEQIVRAIRRLNALGACDVILVARGGGSLEELWAFNDERVVRAIAASRVPVVSGVGHAIDFTLADFAADVRAPTPSAAAEIITPDINELRMQVDELSAVMVARVSARIADARARLAALQRALRLLSPASQLTRRREKMLDLSRRLTTAQINRLALTRLRLEGLRAHLEDIGPAATLARGYAIVRRADGQPVRSVGDARAGDVLRVTVSDGEFRARVTDNPAA